The following is a genomic window from Nitrospira sp..
CCGGCCATCGGTGCCCACCATTCCTGTCGCTTGAAGCGGGTATACCCGAACACTTCGCTCAAGATCATCTCCCGCATGGCATCGCGCAGACCGGACACCGGTCGGGCGAAGCCTTCTCCGGTCGTCGCGCCTTCGTGCGGTTCATAGTCTTCCGGATAGCATTTCGAGATATCCTCCACCACCGGGCGGGGGCTCTGCCAGACCAATCCGCAGGCGGCACAGCGGGCAAAACCGAACTCGCCTTCGACAGAGTAGAGCCGGTCGTGCAACCCCTGAAACAACGGCGCACCGGTCGTGCCGCACAGCAGGCAATTCGTGATGAGTTCGGTCGTTACCGCCGGCATATCGCCTTTCTCGCCACCAGGTCAGTCACGCGCTTATGCGCCCCACAACGCGCGCAAGCGAAGAGACTCGCGCGACCACACATGCCAGCCATAGACGCTCATGCCGGCCAACCCGCACAAGGCACCCAGCCATTGCGCCAGCCACATCGACGGCACGGCCTGGCTCAGCGCGACGCCGCACCCGACGAGCGCCACCATCCCTCCGGCCCATCGCAACGGCTCAAATGCCGGCATCGCCTCGCGCCCCAGAACCTGGACAGTAGCCCGAAGATGCAGCCCCAATCCCACCAGAAAGGCCAGTGTCAACGCCCATGCCGCTCCAACCAGCCCCCAGGCCATCGTGAAAGGAATGACCAAGGGCACATAGCAGGCGCACATGACCGCCCAGGCTTTTGTTTGAAGATCCGGCCGGTTGGCGCCACAATGAAACGCCGCCATCACGCTGCAAAAGGCCGCCGCAATAGCGAACAGACAGAGCACCCGCAACGGCTCGATTGCCGCCGACCAGGTTGCCCCGAACAAAAACGGGACTAGGTAGGGTGCCAGGATGGCGACCGCCATTGCGGTCGGCACGACGACCATACCGGTCACGCTCATCTGAAGGCTCAAGGCCCGCAACACGCCGGGACGGTCGTTCTGCATCAACGCATACGTCGGCAGGCTGATCTGGGAAATCATGCTCATCGCCCGGATGCCAATCATGGTCGGGATCGCCATCGCCAACTGATATTGCCCGAGTCCTTCGACTCCCTGTAATCGTCCTACGACGAAATCGCTTCCGCTCATGACCGTAAAGATAAACCAGGCCGTGGCATTCTGGTACCGTCCATAGCTCCACAAGCTCCGCAACGCCGTGCGATCCAACGACCAGCGGATGCGGCAGGGCGCAATCCGGAAGGAGAGGAGCGAACCGAAGAGAAACGCGACCAACTGACCTCCCAACAACGCCCAGGCACTTTGCCACCACCAGGCCAGGCCGACGGTCACCGTGAATTCAACCAGACGCCGGCTGAGATCGAACGATACTCGCCGCCGCAAGTCCAGCTGTTTCAGCAAGACGAACAACGCCGGGCTGTGCAGCGACTGCAGCAGCGCCCCCACGGCATGGACGCGGAGAAAGAAGCCTAGCTCGGGAATCTGCATGGCGCCGGCAATGATATCCGCCGACCCAAAAATGACGATGGTCAGCACACTTCCCCGAATCACCGACAAAGTCCAGGCCACGCGCAAATCTTCATCCGTCACGGTCGACTTGGCGATCACCGCCGCCTCAAGCCCCAGTTCCGAGAACATCTGAGCCGCCAACAAGACAGCCGCGGAAGCCGCCATCAATCCAAAATCGCCCGGCACCAGCAGTCGCGTTAAAACAATCAGCTGGAGAAAGGCGATGCCCTTGTCCACGGCAAATCCGGTCATGGCCCAGCCGCCGGCATGCAGCACTCGATGACGGATGCGGATGCCGCCCGAGGCGGCGGCAACCTCAGGCTCTCCTGGTCTGATCCGCACCTCATTCGAACGCGCTGTCATCACGCACACACTCGTTCGCGCACTGGTTCAGCGGGAAGAATGCCGAAGGCTCGCTCCAATTCAACGGCTCTCGCCTCCCAGGTATGAGCCTCCAAAACCGCCGCGCGCCCAGCCTGCCCCATCTTGCGCGCTACCGCTGGGTGTGCGACGAGATAGCACAAGGCCTTCGCCAAGGCGACGACATCGTCACTCTTCACCGATACCCCGGCGCCCAGTTGCTCTACGAAATCCCCATACCCCTCTCCCGCCGTCGCCACCACCGGCCTCGCGCAAGCCAGATATTCCCAGAGCTTCATGGAATCGCCCGGATAGAAGCGCACAGCACGGTGCAACACGACGCAACAATCGCTCGCGCCGATCCACCAAGGCACCTCGTCAAATTCCACACGTCCCACGAACGACACAACTTCATCCAGCCCTCGTTGCCGCACCAACACCTCAAGCGCCGACTTAGTTTGACCATCGCCGACTAAAAGCAGCATGGCTGTCGGGCATTCGCGCCGGACCAACGCCATTGCTTCCACGAGCGTATCCAGCCCATGCCACGGAAAGAATCCTCCGAGAAATCCGATATAAGGCCGATTGGGGTGCAGCCCCAAGCGACGGCGAGCCTCAGCCTTGTCGCGCGGCACACACACAGCAGGATTAACTCCGTTTCGAATCACATGACAGCGCGACGGCTCAATCTCCCACTCCTGTTGCATCCATTGTGGAATCTCCCGACACACACTGACGACGGCCTGCGCCCGTTGCGCCGACAGACGCAACGCCCCTTGCACCAGACCACGAATCGGCGCGCGCCCCCACAGACCGGTTAATTCCTCAGCCGGCAATCCATTCACAAACAACACATACGGACAGCCCATCGCGCGCGCGCACCACAGCGGAGCCACCTGGCCAGGCGAATCAAACCACAGCATCGCATCCGGCTTTTCCCGTCGCATAGCTCGTAACAACGCCACGGCCGAGCCCATGAAATACAGCAGCGGTCTCAGGACCGGCAGGCGCACCACGCTGACCCATATCAGGCGCACCCCTTCTAACAGGAAACTCTCGCATGCCCCGGGCTTTGGTTTCGGCGCAACCACCCGCACTGCGTGGCCTCGCGCTGCCAGGACACGCACAAACTCCACCACCTGGCGACTCCCGCCGCCGGCGACTGTCAATTCTTCATCGCAATAGACCAGAATATTCATATCGCTCTAGTAGACGGCCCTATGATCGGTCATACCCTTTCTCTGCGACAACCGGCTATCGTTCGACTCACGCGCGCTCCCCCGCATTGGGAGCAATACCTTGTTCGTGCTTCTGGCGATGAGCCATCGCCTGCCCAACGAGATCGCGCAACCCGCGCACGATCGCCTCCCACCCAAACCGTGCTTCGACAAACATTCGTCCATCGGCGCCCAATCGGCGAGAGATATCGGGGCGGTTCAGCAAGGTCAAAACGGCATCCGCTAGGGATTCCGCACGGTCTGGCTCGACCAAAACGACTCCGTTGGATTCCGCAAACAACGCGGTGACCGAAGGGATCGCACTGGCGACCACCGGCTTCCCGCAGGCCAAATAGTCGAATATTTTGACCGGCGATGTCTCTCCCCGCCCCCCGCAAAACGGCGCCACACACACATCCATGGCGCCGATCAACGCCGGGACTCGCTCATAGGGAACTCGGCCGGTCCAGGTAATCAGGCCGGAGAGCCTTTGCCGCTCAGCCTGCTCGCGAAGGGCCATAGCCTGTTCACCATCACCGACCATCACAAGCCTCATGGACGGTCGCTTCGCATGCAGACGTTCAAAGGCCTCAAGCAACGTCACCAATCCTTGGTACTGATAGAAGCTCCCGACGAATCCGACGTACTCACAGGCCGGATCCAATCCAGCCGCCCGCACGCATCGAACCCTCTCCCGCGGATGAAATAAGGCCAGATCAGACCCGCTCGGCAACAACGCGATACGATCGTCCGCGACTCCGTATTCTGTCCGCACCAGCTGCCGCAATCCTTCCGTCAGCACAACGACACGATCGCACCGGCGAAGCGCGAACGAAGCCAGCGCATGGGTCAAACGGCCACGCCATCCACCAGCGCCCCAGGGAGGAACCGGCTCGCCGTTCACTTCGCAAATACAGGCTGCGCCAAAGAGGCGCGCCAGCAACAACGGATGCGGACTTTCCGTCCAACGGTAGTACACCACCGCCGGCCGCTGACGAAGGCCACGCCAGAGTCCTGAGAAGAAGGCTCGAACCGCATAGCTGATTGGGCGGATGACCGCGCCAGGCACCATGGCAATCGGAACTGTGCGGAACCGACGAGGGATCAACGCCGACCGATAGCGCGGAGCAAACACGGTCACGGTCTCGCCGACGGCAGTTAACGCATCGGCAAGCGCCCAGACCCGCACTAAACCGACCGGGTCATTCGGCGCATCCGGCTCATGCCAGTAACAACAGACCCACCAGTTCATGCAGGCCTCGGTTCACCGACAACCGGGGGTTCGGCATTCGACAGTTTCGGCAGGACCATCACCAGTCCCACACACAGCCAGAAAGGCTCCATGATTCGAATAATAATGAACGTGTTTGCTCCTACGGCATGCGCCAGCATCGCAACAAGACCAAGCCAGACACCTAAGGCCAATCCCTTCGCAAACGGATCGTCTTCCGCGGCATAAATCCTTCGCGTGTTCATCCACAATCGTGCCGTAATAGCGATGAATGCCAGAAGACCGACCAACCCTGTCTCGCCGATAATCTTGACGTACTGCGCATCGGCCCAAGCATAGCCGGTCACTCCGCGGCCAAGGATCGGATTGTGCACCCAATCCTGCAGCACATAGGCCCAGGACCGCAGCCGCTCCGACGTCGACGAATCCAGCCCCACCTGGCCGACGTGAATTTCCCCGCCGTACTGGCGGCCAAAGAACGTTTCGCTGATACGAGTCTTCACGTTGTCCGGAGCAAAGAGCGGTAAGAGCGCCACCGCCAGCAACAGCGGAACCATGACCCGCGGCTTTCTCCATTGAGACGCGCCAATCGCCAGCACGAGAACCGCTCCGGCCAGGTACGAGGAACGCGAGAGTGTGGCCATCACAGCCAGCAGGCCGCATCCGCCCAAAACCAGCAGCGCCACGCGGATCGGGCCGGCCTTCAGGTGAATCAACAGCCCGGCCACGATGGCGAGTAGAAACACCAGATAGCCGCCCAGCGTATTCGGTTCGCCGATCTCCCCTTCGAAAGGCGCCGTGGCCCGCTGCCCACTCGGAATTTGGTAGATGGCATAGAGGCTGATGATGAAGCCCGTCACGAGCAACGCGACGACAAGTCCCACGACCTGCTGCTTGGACCTGACATGATTCACCACCATGAAGTACACAAAAAAGTATTCGAAGTATTTCAACACAAAGAAGAGGCCCGTCATCGGCCGTACGCGACCGGCCAAAACCCCCATCAGCGTCGCAACGACGCATACGACCATATAAGCCGCGATCGGACGATTCAGTGGCGTGTCGCGAAACAGCGCCAACTCGCGATACACCGCCGTCTTGACCAGCCACCCGAATCCGATAATGACCAGCAAAATGTCGTCGAGCCGCACCGACAATTCACGAGCGCCGACGCCGTGTCCCTCTACTCGTCCCACAGCAATTTCTGGAGACAGCAGCATGGAGAAGATCAGCAGATACAGCGCGGTGGGCACCGAGATGAACGCGACGAGGACGAGAAAGAACCCGAGGGTCGCTTGAAGTCCGATGGCCGGAGTGGTCAAGGTCAACCCAAGCGCAAGCATTGCGGCCAATGCCGCAACGACAATTCCCTCATTCGATTTCACCGTTGCGTAATACACGATCCCGACAGTCCCCTCTCACGCTTACCGGTATTCGTAGCGATACAACCCATATTCAGGCGTCACTTCCGATTTCACATTGGTCAGCACCACGCCCATGATATTTGCCTGGGCATGATCCAGCAGGAATTTGGCCCGCTTCAACGCATTCCGGCCGATCCTCCCGACTTGATAGACGAGAATCGTTCCATCGACGCGCGAACTGAATGCCACCGCATCGGTCACCGGCAAAATCGGCGGCGTATCGAACAGCACCATGTCGTAGTCCTGCTGCATTTCATCGACCAGCGCTTTGATCTTATTTAAGTTCAAAAACTCATTCGGATTGCCCGACTCCGATCCGCTGGTAAGCACGTGCAGATTATCCAGCCCAGGCGTATTCATCATGCGGTCCGCCCCGATCGGCCCAAGCATGAGATCCGACGCGGACCGCACATAGGACCGCCAGGAGGTCGTCCCAACCAAGGCATCGACCAAACCAGGCTCGCGATCCAGTCCCAGGCGTTGATGCACGATCGGTTTTCGGAGATCCGCATCGACTAGCAGAACGCGCTGGCCCTCTTGCGCCATCGTAATCGCCAAATTGATAACCGACGTGCTCTTTCCTTCGCCGAGCCCCGCGCTGGTGAAGAGGATCGTCTTCACCTTTCGATCCATACTGGCAAATTGAATATTCGTGCGCAGTGACCGGAGGCTTTCGGAGAGCACGGACTTCGGATCGACCAGGCAAATCAGCCGGGACAGACTTTCCACGGTCGCAGGCGGCGTCGAGGCCGGCAACGCGGCCTTCGCCTGTTCCACCAGTTCACGATGGTCGAACTGCGGAATGATGCCCAGGACAGGCACCTTGAGGAATTCCTCGACCCCTTCAATTGTGCCGATCGAGGTATCGAACGATTCCCTGGCAAACGCCAGGACGACGCCCATGAACAACCCCATCAGCGAGCTGACCATAATGTTCAACAGCATATTGGAGGCGTTCACTGCCGTCATGGGGGTAATGGCTGGCGCAATGATGGTCACTTCTTCGATCTGCCCTGCACTCTTGATCAACAGTTCCTGATGTTTCACTTTCAGCGACTCGAGAAGATCCGCGTTGACCTTCACCTCGCGCTCCAGCCGGCTCATCTGAATGGCGGCCTTGGGGAACGCCATGTAGCGATCCCGGTACAAGCGAATCTGTTGATCCATGGCCAGGCCACGCTCGCCCAGCGTTTTTTGCTTGGAGCGCAACTCCCGCACCATTTCAGCCTTCACTCCCGCAATTTTCTGCGAGATCTCCTTCACGACGGGATGGCTCTCCGTATAGTTGATCAACAGCGCTGTGCGCTCCTGTCCGAGGTCCAGGAGGCGCTGATTGAGAGCCGTCAATTGCGCGTACTGTTCTTCGGTAAAGATGCGAACATTGTCCTGCGCCAGCGTGCCGTCATTCCGGCTCAACACCGCAATCTGCCGCTCTGTCTCGCCTCGATTGCGCAGCACGGCATTGTGCTGTTCCTCCAGCTTGGTAAAGGTATCGAGCGCGGCCTTCGCCTCATCGGTGAGAAAGACTTGGCCTTCGCGCTCCTTGAACTCCCGCAAGGCCTCTTCGGCATCGGCCAGCTTTCCTTCCAACTCACGCAGCTGCTCTTCGACAAATCGGCGAGACCCCATCACCAATCGATTGCGCGCGGCGATATTTTCCTGGCGATAGGATTCAGCCGTGAGGTTCGCCATCCGTTCGGCAACCCTGGCCTCGCCCGCGGCCGCCGTAATCCGAATAATGTTGGTCTCCCCTTCGCGCTGGGTCTTCACCCGCTGGCTAAAATCGTAGATCAGGTTGAGATGCTCCGCCGATCGCTTTTGCTCAGGGGTCAGATCGCCCGGCACGACACCCAGCTCCACGGCCACTCGCTCCATGACGGGAAAACTGCGGATAAACTCCGATTGAGTGACCAAGTCATTAGCGTTGGAGAATGACATCGACTCCAGCAATTGCTGCACGACCGTCGTCGAATGATCGAATTTGACCCGCGCCGAGGCTTCATAGACAGGCGGCGGTTGTAATAATTGGGAAAAAACGACCGTGAATCCGACGACCAAAGCGGTCGCCAGAACGATCAGGTATTTCCGCTTTTTTATGATCAGCCAGTAGTCGATTACATTCAGTTCATATTGTGCCATCGAACGCTCGTCTCCTTGCTATCGCAACGTGGCTGTCGGGAAGAACGCTGGGATCAGGTATGCTGGGTAGAAGGGGGCAATCGCCACTTGTATGATCGGCATGATTTTCTTGGCGGCCTCTGAGGCATCGCCCAAATGCTCTCGCGGGACGAAGATCACATCGTTTTCTTCCAGCGCGACATTTCTCGACAGATCGCCGTAGGTAAAGGTTCTGGCCAAATCGGCCGTTACGATGTAGGGACGATCCAGCGATCCTCGGACAATGCGAATTTCCTCCAGCAACGCCGTTTCGTTATAGTTCTCCACCGCCGCCAACGCCTGCAGGACCGTCATATCTCTCGGCATCGGCACGGCTCCAGGCTTCCGGACGTCGCCGAAAACAAATACTCGTTTAATCTTGAGCGACTTTTTTTTCAGCACGACCTGCACTCTGGGATTGCGCATGTAGGGAATGACCTGTTCTTGAATGCGGGCTTCCGCTTGCTGCGCCGTCAAACCGCCAACCGCCACTTCAAGGAAGGACGCGCCGATCATCCCGTTCTCCCGCACCACACTCATGAATTTTTCTTCTCCAGCCCCTCGGCGAATCACAATGTCCAGCGTATCGCCGGACTCGATGGGCGTTTCCGCCGTCGGCACCGCTTCATCCGCATATACATCGCCTTTCGGCATCGGAGGCAACGATTGAGCCGCTGGGCTAATCGCAGACGGCGGAAGCGACGACTGCGCAGGATTCCGGCATCCCGGCATCGCCATCACTCCGACGCTCAGACAAAGCAAGCTCCATTTCACCGACTTGTGCATAGATATTCTCATGAGTCCTCTTGCCCTCCTTACGCGGCCTGCATCGCCGGCAAGACCTCAACAATGTGCGTCGCCGTTTCATGACTCAAATCGAGTGGAACCGTATCGCCGGTTGCCAGGCCTTCATGATTCCGCTGAACACGGAGCACCGGCCGGAGCGGGAATCTCGAATTCACCTTGGACACCACGCCAATATGACCATCGTTCAACCGAACGACCGTCCCGACCGGGTAGAGCGACAGCTGATCGACCACGGTTTTGAGCAGACGCGGTTGAAAGGCCTGTTTGTGCTGAACCAGCAAGCTTCGAAGCGCCTGATGCGGCACTATCTGCGTGCGATACGGACGCGGACTGATCATGGCATCGAGCACATCGGCCAATCCGACGATTTGCGCGACTTCACCGATCTCTCCGCCCTTCAGCCGGCAGGGATAGCCGCTGCCATCCCATCGTTCATGCTCTTGAGCGATTGCCGTTGCCAGCCAGTGAAACGATTCGCCCATCTCGGCCGCCACACGGCGCCCTTGCTCGGGATGCGCATGGATTTCAGCCCACTCGTCTGCGCTCAACGAACCGGGTTTCTCACGAATCTCTTGCGGAACCAGCCACATGCCCAGATCGTGCAGCAATCCAGCCAAGGCCAGACGTGCCAGCGCCACGGAATCGTAGTGCAGCCCTTGCCCAATCTTCACACTGAGGATCGCCACATGAATCGCATTCGCAATCTGATAGGCTCCGCGATCTCCCTGCATCGTGCGGAGAATCAGATCGTCGTTTACGGCGAGTAGCGCGACGAGCTCTTCGGCCAATCGGTGGCACCAGTCGATGGCGATCCTGCGATTTGTACGGGCTGCTTCTTCGATCGCCATCATTTCTTTCTGTGTCCGCCCATACCAATCCGCACAGGCATCCACCTCTCTGAGAGGCACGGCCTGCGCATCGCAAGAACTCTTCGAATCGGAGAACGGCCCGGGGAGTAGTTGCCCGGCGGCATCCTTCCGAGGTTCTGGAGCTTGCTCACGAACTAAATCTGAAAGCCTCATACCGACATTCCTTGCGCACGTGGCAAACTAGGACGACTTACCCAACATCCGCCGGCCGTTGGCGACTAACTTCAACTCCGGTTTTTTCAACTCACGCTCTAACATCGCCCGAATAAAGCCGCTGGTCGTATACCCTTGCGATTTCAAAGCATCCAGCTGTTCCTTCAGCTCAAGCGGCAGTTGAATGACGATGCGAACAAGATTAGCCATGATGGTCGTACTCCTCAGATCAAAGATTCCCAGGGCATAAATGTCTGCACATGCTATGCCTTGATAGCATTGTGATAATAGTGAGTAAACTCGCGGACTTGCGATGGGATATCTCAGCCTTGTGGACAGGAATGAACATAAACGACCATTCCCACACCATCAATGTACGGAATTGGCTAAGATTCACTCGACGCTGGAGTGAGTAAACTATGTAGGTGGAAAATCTGACTGATTAGAATTCCTGCGTCTGAAGCCGTACTCGATGCCAGTTGCGCCACTCGCACTCCCAAAGGCACTCTCGCAGCGCCACTGGCTGCAACATCATCTCGCGCATGTTTTGTATCTGGATATCTGATGTCGAGAGACGCCCTGTCACGATGACCGCTCCATCCCGATCGGTTCTAACCACTTCGCTCCCAACCGCGGAATAGGCTTCGACCACGTCAGCAGCAGGATGTCCATAAGAATTATGCCGGCCGACCGAGAATACCGCATAGCGAGGCCGAACCAATCCGATCCAGTGCCGGTCCAACGAACTGCGCGCGCCGTGATGAGGGACTTTGAGCACCGTCACCGGATCTTGGCCCATCGCCGTCAGACAACGAAGCCCGTCTGTTTCGATATCGCCGGCAAACAACATCCTGTGCTGTCCACAGGTCAATTGCACAACGACGGACTCGTTATTGAGGACTGTTCCGCTTAGACTCCGAACGGATGTCTCTCGATCTCGCGCCCCGCTCGGATTCAGCACCATGAGCCGGCAGCGCCCTTCTCGAACAACATCCTCTCCTCGCGTCGCGACATGAGGCTGGACAGTTCGCACTGCCACGGCCTCACGCAATTCTTTGAACAGCGGTTCAGGTCGCTCAATGCCCGTATGCCAAAACTCTCTGACTTCGAGATGGCGAATGATCCAGGGAAGTCCACCGACATGATCCTGTTGCGGATGCGTGGCAATGATATGGTCCAGCTTCCGAATTCCCTGATTCAGCAGAAATGGCGCAACGACGCTGCGCCCCATGTCAAACCGTTCGTACCTTCTCCCACCGTCGATCAACACCGTTTTTCCATCTGGCAATTGCAAGACCGCACTGTCTCCCTGCCCGACATCGAGAAACGTGACTCGCCAGCGATCGCCGTCCGTGATCGGAGTACCAGACAATACCCAGCCGCCCAACGCCAGCGCGACAAGCACGGTCCCAATAGCCCGATGATGCCGAAACCGTAGAGCGCCAACTACCAAACACAGGCCTAGATAACAGACGAGCATGCTCCCCAAAGGAGGAGCAGGCACACGCCAGTCGCTTCCTGGAATCGTCGCACACCAATGCAACGCATTCACCATCCACTCCAGTAGATGCTCTTGAATCGATGCAAGCGGAAGGTCTCCAGTAGTCTGCACAAGCGCCACACATGCGGATAACAGCCCGAGCGGAACGAGGATCATTCCTGTAAAGGGAACGGCGACCAAATTGGTGGCCAAACCCAGCCAGGGCACTTGATTGAAATACCAAGCCACAAGCGGGGTTGTTGCCAGCGTTACCGCTGCGCCCACAATCACTGCCTCTCGAACATGACGCCCCCAGATCTCCCGCTTTGTGAGAGCTGGTTCATCAGAATTATTCCGGCAAGACAATGCCGCCACGCCCCAGACGATGGCCAGCACCGATAGAAACGACAGTTGGAACGAAATATCTCCAATCGCACGCGGATCGTGCAAAAGAATTACGAGCGCCGCTCCAGCCAAGGCATGCAGCAGGTGACGCTCAGACCCAATCCACAAAGCAACTAGCCCCACGCAAATCATCATCCAGGCCCGCATGGTCGCGAGTTCAGCGCCGGCAAGGAGCGCATAGAACGTGACCACCAGCCATGTACAGATGATTGCCAGACGAGTCGGCGTGACAAATCTCGACATTCTCAACAGTATTGCAGATGGAACAGCGATAAATCCCCGGCGAGCCGCTCCAAACACGACGACTGCAATCAGGCCTAAATGCGACCCTGAGATTGAAAGCAAGTGGATTGTTCCCGTCGTCATAAACCATTCTTGCAAATCCTCTTGGACATATCCCCGCTCTCCGATCACGATCCCGAGAAACAGACCGCGAGCCGGCTGAGTCAGCGAGCCAATCGCTTTCTCTCGAATAACGCCTCTCCAGCGATCGATGCGCCCCCAACTGTTCCACCACCAGTTCGACTCGCGTGCAAACGAAAGCCGGCGAACGGCGTCAAATCCAGTAACTGTTCCCACGGCCTCGATGCCTTGCCGCTCAACATACACGGCATAATCGAACCCTCTTGGATTAAGGGATCCCGCAGGAACACGCAACCTTGTTCGAAACACGATTCTATCGCCTGCCCATACAGCATCGCCTGGGTCTCGCCACGTCAGCTTGATCCTGCGCACAAGCGGCACGTCATCGGAACTTGCACTCAGGTCAACGATCATTGTCAGGCGAGATGGAGCATGTTGTACAAGGCCAATGATTCTCCCCGTATAGGTCGTATTCGATTCTGCCGAGAGATCCTTTGGAGGATGGCCTATTATCGGCGGCGTCACCCACGTCCAATAGATCACTCCCAGACAAAAGGCCGCACACCACTTAACACTATTCACGTGATCGATCGCTCCGGCGCGTTCAACGACCGAGAGGACGAATATGAATACAAGTAAAACGAAGAGTATGCTGACGGGAAAGAATGGGAGGAACGAACCGGCGACAAGCCCGGTGAGAAAGGCGGC
Proteins encoded in this region:
- a CDS encoding PolysaccsyntC domain-containing protein (MaGe:77308648) encodes the protein MTARSNEVRIRPGEPEVAAASGGIRIRHRVLHAGGWAMTGFAVDKGIAFLQLIVLTRLLVPGDFGLMAASAAVLLAAQMFSELGLEAAVIAKSTVTDEDLRVAWTLSVIRGSVLTIVIFGSADIIAGAMQIPELGFFLRVHAVGALLQSLHSPALFVLLKQLDLRRRVSFDLSRRLVEFTVTVGLAWWWQSAWALLGGQLVAFLFGSLLSFRIAPCRIRWSLDRTALRSLWSYGRYQNATAWFIFTVMSGSDFVVGRLQGVEGLGQYQLAMAIPTMIGIRAMSMISQISLPTYALMQNDRPGVLRALSLQMSVTGMVVVPTAMAVAILAPYLVPFLFGATWSAAIEPLRVLCLFAIAAAFCSVMAAFHCGANRPDLQTKAWAVMCACYVPLVIPFTMAWGLVGAAWALTLAFLVGLGLHLRATVQVLGREAMPAFEPLRWAGGMVALVGCGVALSQAVPSMWLAQWLGALCGLAGMSVYGWHVWSRESLRLRALWGA
- a CDS encoding Glycosyltransferase family 4 protein (MaGe:77308649) yields the protein MNILVYCDEELTVAGGGSRQVVEFVRVLAARGHAVRVVAPKPKPGACESFLLEGVRLIWVSVVRLPVLRPLLYFMGSAVALLRAMRREKPDAMLWFDSPGQVAPLWCARAMGCPYVLFVNGLPAEELTGLWGRAPIRGLVQGALRLSAQRAQAVVSVCREIPQWMQQEWEIEPSRCHVIRNGVNPAVCVPRDKAEARRRLGLHPNRPYIGFLGGFFPWHGLDTLVEAMALVRRECPTAMLLLVGDGQTKSALEVLVRQRGLDEVVSFVGRVEFDEVPWWIGASDCCVVLHRAVRFYPGDSMKLWEYLACARPVVATAGEGYGDFVEQLGAGVSVKSDDVVALAKALCYLVAHPAVARKMGQAGRAAVLEAHTWEARAVELERAFGILPAEPVRERVCA
- a CDS encoding Glycotrans4-likeN domain-containing protein (MaGe:77308650), translated to MNWWVCCYWHEPDAPNDPVGLVRVWALADALTAVGETVTVFAPRYRSALIPRRFRTVPIAMVPGAVIRPISYAVRAFFSGLWRGLRQRPAVVYYRWTESPHPLLLARLFGAACICEVNGEPVPPWGAGGWRGRLTHALASFALRRCDRVVVLTEGLRQLVRTEYGVADDRIALLPSGSDLALFHPRERVRCVRAAGLDPACEYVGFVGSFYQYQGLVTLLEAFERLHAKRPSMRLVMVGDGEQAMALREQAERQRLSGLITWTGRVPYERVPALIGAMDVCVAPFCGGRGETSPVKIFDYLACGKPVVASAIPSVTALFAESNGVVLVEPDRAESLADAVLTLLNRPDISRRLGADGRMFVEARFGWEAIVRGLRDLVGQAMAHRQKHEQGIAPNAGERA
- a CDS encoding conserved membrane protein of unknown function (Evidence 4 : Unknown function but conserved in other organisms; MaGe:77308651) — its product is MYYATVKSNEGIVVAALAAMLALGLTLTTPAIGLQATLGFFLVLVAFISVPTALYLLIFSMLLSPEIAVGRVEGHGVGARELSVRLDDILLVIIGFGWLVKTAVYRELALFRDTPLNRPIAAYMVVCVVATLMGVLAGRVRPMTGLFFVLKYFEYFFVYFMVVNHVRSKQQVVGLVVALLVTGFIISLYAIYQIPSGQRATAPFEGEIGEPNTLGGYLVFLLAIVAGLLIHLKAGPIRVALLVLGGCGLLAVMATLSRSSYLAGAVLVLAIGASQWRKPRVMVPLLLAVALLPLFAPDNVKTRISETFFGRQYGGEIHVGQVGLDSSTSERLRSWAYVLQDWVHNPILGRGVTGYAWADAQYVKIIGETGLVGLLAFIAITARLWMNTRRIYAAEDDPFAKGLALGVWLGLVAMLAHAVGANTFIIIRIMEPFWLCVGLVMVLPKLSNAEPPVVGEPRPA
- a CDS encoding Polysaccharide biosynthesis tyrosine autokinase (MaGe:77308652), with product MAQYELNVIDYWLIIKKRKYLIVLATALVVGFTVVFSQLLQPPPVYEASARVKFDHSTTVVQQLLESMSFSNANDLVTQSEFIRSFPVMERVAVELGVVPGDLTPEQKRSAEHLNLIYDFSQRVKTQREGETNIIRITAAAGEARVAERMANLTAESYRQENIAARNRLVMGSRRFVEEQLRELEGKLADAEEALREFKEREGQVFLTDEAKAALDTFTKLEEQHNAVLRNRGETERQIAVLSRNDGTLAQDNVRIFTEEQYAQLTALNQRLLDLGQERTALLINYTESHPVVKEISQKIAGVKAEMVRELRSKQKTLGERGLAMDQQIRLYRDRYMAFPKAAIQMSRLEREVKVNADLLESLKVKHQELLIKSAGQIEEVTIIAPAITPMTAVNASNMLLNIMVSSLMGLFMGVVLAFARESFDTSIGTIEGVEEFLKVPVLGIIPQFDHRELVEQAKAALPASTPPATVESLSRLICLVDPKSVLSESLRSLRTNIQFASMDRKVKTILFTSAGLGEGKSTSVINLAITMAQEGQRVLLVDADLRKPIVHQRLGLDREPGLVDALVGTTSWRSYVRSASDLMLGPIGADRMMNTPGLDNLHVLTSGSESGNPNEFLNLNKIKALVDEMQQDYDMVLFDTPPILPVTDAVAFSSRVDGTILVYQVGRIGRNALKRAKFLLDHAQANIMGVVLTNVKSEVTPEYGLYRYEYR
- a CDS encoding SLBB domain-containing protein (MaGe:77308653), with protein sequence MRISMHKSVKWSLLCLSVGVMAMPGCRNPAQSSLPPSAISPAAQSLPPMPKGDVYADEAVPTAETPIESGDTLDIVIRRGAGEEKFMSVVRENGMIGASFLEVAVGGLTAQQAEARIQEQVIPYMRNPRVQVVLKKKSLKIKRVFVFGDVRKPGAVPMPRDMTVLQALAAVENYNETALLEEIRIVRGSLDRPYIVTADLARTFTYGDLSRNVALEENDVIFVPREHLGDASEAAKKIMPIIQVAIAPFYPAYLIPAFFPTATLR